Proteins co-encoded in one Nicotiana sylvestris chromosome 7, ASM39365v2, whole genome shotgun sequence genomic window:
- the LOC104233995 gene encoding protein LOL1 isoform X1, with product MPVPLAPYPTPPTPFTPPANGTQSQLVCSGCRNLLLYPVGATSVCCAVCNAVTAVPPPGTEMAQLVCGGCHTLLMYIRGATSVQCSCCHTVNLAMEANQVAHVNCGNCRMLLMYQYGARSVKCAVCNFMTAVGVLTSTTEQKLNS from the exons ATGCCAGTTCCTCTTGCCCCATATCCTACACCACCAACGCCATTTACACCGCCTGCTAACG GTACACAGAGCCAGCTCGTGTGCTCTGGATGTAGAAATCTTTTACTCTATCCAGTTGGAGCAACATCTGTCTGCTGTGCAGTTTGCAATGCAGTCACAGCAGTACCACCTCCTG GCACTGAGATGGCTCAGTTGGTTTGCGGAGGCTGCCACACATTACTAATGTACATTCGTGGAGCAACAAGCGTGCAGTGTTCTTGTTGTCACACAGTCAATTTAGCTATGGAAG CAAATCAGGTAGCACATGTGAATTGTGGCAACTGCCGCATGCTGTTGATGTACCAATATGGGGCACGATCAGTGAAATGTGCAGTGTGCAATTTTATGACAGCGGTAGGG GTTTTAACGAGCACAACTGAGCAAAAGCTTAACAGCTAA
- the LOC104233995 gene encoding protein LSD1 isoform X2, with product MPVPLAPYPTPPTPFTPPANGTQSQLVCSGCRNLLLYPVGATSVCCAVCNAVTAVPPPGTEMAQLVCGGCHTLLMYIRGATSVQCSCCHTVNLAMEANQVAHVNCGNCRMLLMYQYGARSVKCAVCNFMTAVGVSIKFSLALSP from the exons ATGCCAGTTCCTCTTGCCCCATATCCTACACCACCAACGCCATTTACACCGCCTGCTAACG GTACACAGAGCCAGCTCGTGTGCTCTGGATGTAGAAATCTTTTACTCTATCCAGTTGGAGCAACATCTGTCTGCTGTGCAGTTTGCAATGCAGTCACAGCAGTACCACCTCCTG GCACTGAGATGGCTCAGTTGGTTTGCGGAGGCTGCCACACATTACTAATGTACATTCGTGGAGCAACAAGCGTGCAGTGTTCTTGTTGTCACACAGTCAATTTAGCTATGGAAG CAAATCAGGTAGCACATGTGAATTGTGGCAACTGCCGCATGCTGTTGATGTACCAATATGGGGCACGATCAGTGAAATGTGCAGTGTGCAATTTTATGACAGCGGTAGGGGTAAGTATAAAATTCTCTTTAGCATTAAGTCCTTAA